The Babylonia areolata isolate BAREFJ2019XMU chromosome 32, ASM4173473v1, whole genome shotgun sequence genome window below encodes:
- the LOC143276582 gene encoding uncharacterized protein LOC143276582 isoform X2, producing MKQFFTALLFVLSVAEVSSSTKITGKKCTSGSAVVELFGNPCPGGESPFRKLWRENRGLLTQMSVVSLRNYATKVCSEAMPRVRQCFAEAISDCDADQQRYLNSLAQQTRTICKANGTEIAPWMNHLLDRLTDSDLVADDSCRSNSTSLFDHCWQAASAVEGMGDFEASQNFFQTANISQLVASNQRVFHNFIACFAANLQYDPNRCPDWRRHLLRPILVLLRIPVVGLQVNYTPAMVDLLFEFAQAGRHRGPPSF from the exons atgaagCAGTTTTTCACTGCTCTGCTGTTTGTCCTGTCCGTTGcag aagtAAGCAGCAGCACTAAGATCACGGGAAAGAAATGCACCAGCGGCAGTGCTGTCGTGGAGTTGTTCGGGAACCCTTGCCCGGGGGGAGAAAGTCCTTTCCGAAAACTGTGGAGGGAGAACCGAGGGTTGTTGACACAAATGAGTGTCGTCTCGCTGCGGAACTATGCCACGAAAGTCTGCAG CGAGGCCATGCCGAGGGTTCGACAGTGTTTTGCTGAAGCCATCAGCGACTGTGACGCCGACCAACAACGATACCTCAACAGTCTGGCTCAGCAGACTCGCACGATCTGCAAAGCGAATGGAACCGAGATCGCCCCTTGGATGAATCATT TGCTGGACAGGTTGACTGATAGCGATTTGGTAGCAGACGACTCCTGCCGCAGTAACTCAACGTCTCTCTTTGACCATTGCTGGCAGGCCGCCTCAGCCGTTGAAGGCATGGGGGATTTTGAGGCGTCCCAAAACTTTTTCCAGACTGCCAACATTTCGCAGCTGGTTGCCAGCAACCAA AGGGTGTTCCACAATTTCATCGCCTGCTTCGCGGCCAATCTGCAGTATGACCCAAATCGCTGCCCCGACTGGCGCAGACATCTACTGCGACCGATCCTCGTACTGCTGAGAATACCTGTGGTGGGCCTTCAGGTCAACTACACACCTGCCATGGTGGACCTGCTGTTTGAG ttcgcccaggcaggcaggcaccgTGGGCCCCCATCTTTCTAA
- the LOC143276582 gene encoding uncharacterized protein LOC143276582 isoform X1 — protein sequence MKQFFTALLFVLSVAAEVSSSTKITGKKCTSGSAVVELFGNPCPGGESPFRKLWRENRGLLTQMSVVSLRNYATKVCSEAMPRVRQCFAEAISDCDADQQRYLNSLAQQTRTICKANGTEIAPWMNHLLDRLTDSDLVADDSCRSNSTSLFDHCWQAASAVEGMGDFEASQNFFQTANISQLVASNQRVFHNFIACFAANLQYDPNRCPDWRRHLLRPILVLLRIPVVGLQVNYTPAMVDLLFEFAQAGRHRGPPSF from the exons atgaagCAGTTTTTCACTGCTCTGCTGTTTGTCCTGTCCGTTGcag cagaagtAAGCAGCAGCACTAAGATCACGGGAAAGAAATGCACCAGCGGCAGTGCTGTCGTGGAGTTGTTCGGGAACCCTTGCCCGGGGGGAGAAAGTCCTTTCCGAAAACTGTGGAGGGAGAACCGAGGGTTGTTGACACAAATGAGTGTCGTCTCGCTGCGGAACTATGCCACGAAAGTCTGCAG CGAGGCCATGCCGAGGGTTCGACAGTGTTTTGCTGAAGCCATCAGCGACTGTGACGCCGACCAACAACGATACCTCAACAGTCTGGCTCAGCAGACTCGCACGATCTGCAAAGCGAATGGAACCGAGATCGCCCCTTGGATGAATCATT TGCTGGACAGGTTGACTGATAGCGATTTGGTAGCAGACGACTCCTGCCGCAGTAACTCAACGTCTCTCTTTGACCATTGCTGGCAGGCCGCCTCAGCCGTTGAAGGCATGGGGGATTTTGAGGCGTCCCAAAACTTTTTCCAGACTGCCAACATTTCGCAGCTGGTTGCCAGCAACCAA AGGGTGTTCCACAATTTCATCGCCTGCTTCGCGGCCAATCTGCAGTATGACCCAAATCGCTGCCCCGACTGGCGCAGACATCTACTGCGACCGATCCTCGTACTGCTGAGAATACCTGTGGTGGGCCTTCAGGTCAACTACACACCTGCCATGGTGGACCTGCTGTTTGAG ttcgcccaggcaggcaggcaccgTGGGCCCCCATCTTTCTAA
- the LOC143276394 gene encoding uncharacterized protein LOC143276394 encodes MDASTTLLHTNTTLLHTNTTLLQTNTTLLQTNTTLLTTLLQMNTTLLQMNTTQLQTNTTLLQMNTTLLQTNTTLLQMNTTQLQTNTTLLQTNTTLLQTNTTLLQTNTTLLQTNTTQLQTNTTQLQTNTTQLQTNTTLLQTNTTLLQTNTTLLQMNTTQLQTNTTLQ; translated from the exons atggatg CCAGTACCACACTACTTCATACAAACACCACACTACTTCATACAAACACCACACTActtcaaacaaacaccacactacTTCAAACAAATACCACACTACT caccacactacttcAAATGAATACCACACTACTTCAAATGAATACCACACAACTTCAAACAAATACCACACTACTTCAAATGAATACCACACTACTTCAAACAAATACCACACTACTTCAAATGAATACCACACAACTTCAAacaa acaccacactacttcaAACAAATACCACACTACTTCAAACAAATACCACACTActtcaaacaaacaccacactacTTCAAACAAATACCACACAACTTCAAACAAATACTACACAACTTCAAACAAATACCACACAACTTCAAACAAATACCACACTACTTCAAACGAATACCACACTACTTCAAACAAATACCACACTACTTCAAATGAATACCACACAACTTCAAACAAATAccactctt CAATGA